One Catenulispora sp. EB89 genomic window, CACCGGGACGTGCATCATGCAGGTGCACGTCAACGGGCAGGGCGAGGCGATCTACATCCAGACCAAGAACGGCAACCTGTACAACAGCGTCGGGACGCTGTTGGCGACCAACATCGTCGGGAGCTGGTTCCATCTGGACGCCGCGTACAACCCGAGCACCCATCTCGTCCAGATCTGGGTGAACAACCGCCTGGCGCTGAGCACTCACTACACCAAGCCGGCCGGTACGCAGTTCTACTTCAAGAACGGGGTCTACAACCTCTCCGGCGCCAAGTCGGAGACCCACTTCAAGAACATCGAGTTGTGGCACTGACCGGTCCGGGAGCGGAATCGTCACCCGCGACGTGGCTTCCTGCGCGAGTCGCTCGTTCCGGGTCTGAGGATGTGGCGAACGCCTCCGCGACAGTCGGATAGCACAGCAGCACCCGTGACAGCCCGGTTATCCGAAGTATCGTGCGTATCCTGGCCGGCGGCGCGCACAGCCGTAGCCACCCGCCCTGTTCCATGGCGTGACGGTGGATCCCGACCAGTGCCCCCAGGCCCGCACAGTCGCAGAACCCGAGTCCGGACAGATCGGCGGCCAGGCGCGGGCGGGCCGCGCCGGTCGACCCGGCCGCGTCGTCCGACCGAGCCAGGCGGTCGGTCAGCGTCGGAACCGTCGCGATGTCCAACTCGCCGACGAGGACGACGACCCGCCCGGCGGCGTGCCCGTGGACGTCGACCCGCAGCGCTTCCAGCGGCGCGCCGCCGGGGCCGGTTAAGTACGGGGGCTGATACTCAGGGGTGGACGTTCCGGATGCGGGCACGGCAGGCTCCAGAGGCTGGCGGCGGCCTTGCGTCTCCGGGGTCCAGGGAAACCGGCCCGGATCCACCGGGCTCATCGCCAGACTAACGGTGCGAACACGCGATCGGCGGTTGGCGGGGAAACGCCACCCTTAACGGCCCGCGCCCGCAAGCCACACCGGGCCGGTCTGGAACCTTGGTCGCAACCGTCATCGAGGTCTGATCTGCGGACGGCGGCCCGCACCCGGCGCGGGCTCTTGCGGAACGCTGTAGATCGGAGCAGACTGAGGGCGCAACGCAGGGTACGTATACAGTCGCAAGCTGTTATCGTGCGTACTCCGGCGCTGTCCGGGCCCGGCCCCCGCCCGACGGTGAAGACCTTCCCCAGGACTGGCCCGCCCGAAATTCTGACCGCTGCAGCGGTCCGTCTTCCCGCAGCCTGTGATCCCCTGCGTTCACCACGTCTTCATGCCCTGGTGGGGCATGAAGACGACCAATGCCGAATTGCGCAGGGCCCTGTTCCAGGTCGACACCCTGTAACACCCCTGAGCTGAGCACGCTGGGTGCCGGGGGGCCTCTGGCGGTTCAGTGCGGTGCCGGCTCGTCTCAAGCGGGCGGCCGGCGAGTCCGGCACCGGCGGGGGGCGGCGCGAAGCCGCACCCCGAACACGCTCGAAGGCCGGGCCTCAGGTCCCGGCCTTCGAGTCGTCACAAGTCAGGACTGCGCGACCTACTGCAACCCAGTCCGCACCGAAGTGATCCGCTGCGTATTGAACCCCAGCCAGTGCATCCGCCCCGCATACCGCGCGTGCTCGATCTTGATGCACCGGTCCACCACCACGCTCAGCCCGCCCTCCTCGGCGATCCGCGAGCCCTCCTCGCTCACCACCCCGAACTGGCACCACAGCGCCCCCGCCCCGATCTCCACCGCCTCGCGCGCGATGCCCGGCACGGCGTCCGGCGCCCGG contains:
- a CDS encoding STAS domain-containing protein is translated as MSPVDPGRFPWTPETQGRRQPLEPAVPASGTSTPEYQPPYLTGPGGAPLEALRVDVHGHAAGRVVVLVGELDIATVPTLTDRLARSDDAAGSTGAARPRLAADLSGLGFCDCAGLGALVGIHRHAMEQGGWLRLCAPPARIRTILRITGLSRVLLCYPTVAEAFATSSDPERATRAGSHVAGDDSAPGPVSATTRCS